The following proteins are co-located in the Pararge aegeria chromosome 3, ilParAegt1.1, whole genome shotgun sequence genome:
- the LOC120637045 gene encoding coiled-coil and C2 domain-containing protein 1-like isoform X2, translated as MFKKPSSGKRGNLSQFGLLDIPDVDDADEPMDESDDDIDLEAELAAISGGGGKQQHRKKVPAVVADLDSMIADSLRDIPSDEDVSGDEDDPDLLKELQEMSLDDETPVVQPRTSRPAPPPPGSTSSSTINLLQARISNYTLAEKNAKQSGESSRARRYGRGLKTLNDLLKQAKAGRPIKDEDIPPPVSLGKPDSQQPAPDSQPTSPPEPPITPPEQPIIPPEPSPPVPPPRSTSIPNDPEPDERPPTPPEPKEPPPLLPNVEEMDPAREQGLQVILKRKEEFKAAALASKHAGDKAMALEYLKVVKQFDIVVQAYKSGQDMDLNELPTTEAIAAVVRDQQKGEEQMQNSAEQAPEQTPEPAGLITASSVDEALRQRLAHFQEQESKAKEQGNSSKARRMGRIVKQYQDAIKLNAAGRPIPAEDLPTPNGYAPLPSEGPSPKKPAPPTPKSPPSSKPATPKSSPSPKAATPQPSRYDKQLTLLLHRQKQFKEAAIAAKKNGDIDQAKEYLRAAKGFESMIEAAEGGLTVDLKSLPLPPTAKKQIEDTFDVISTDDCAPPDDTAIKLDDENVLSRLHQQLTSQLKLCLTNRDHYRSMGNIAESNRFEHLAVSVKQDLDVVTVAKGMGENPPKFHYESRKFSVVQCNTDLNENDFELTIVRGIAYNVPNPKDVDTYVKFEFPFPQEAPISDKTNLVKDTNSPQYDSVFTLPIQRGARVCLRVFKRHGIKFEVYSRGGWFSKDSLLGSLTVKLAPLETQVTLHEAFPLMDGRRPAGGSLEVKLRVRTPLLQQQVESTTHRWLVIDN; from the exons atgtttaaaaaacctAGTTCTGGTAAAAGAGGCAATTTATCACAG TTTGGCCTACTAGATATACCCGATGTAGATGATGCGGATGAACCGATGGATGAGTCTGATGATGATATAGATCTAGAAGCAGAGCTGGCAGCTATCAGTGGTGGTGGTGGTAAACAGCAGCACAGGAAGAAGGTCCCAGCAGTTGTTGCTGACCTTGACAGTATGATTGCTGACAGCTTGCGGGACATACCGTCTGATGAAGATGTGTCTG GTGATGAAGATGACCCAGACTTACTTAAAGAATTACAAGAAATGTCTCTCGACGATGAAACACCCGTAGTGCAACCTCGTACCAGCCGGCCAGCCCCCCCTCCACCAGGCAGCACCTCAAGTAGTACAATAAATTTGCTGCAAGCGAGAATATCCAACTATACATTAGCAGAGAAAAACGCTAAGCAGAGTGGAGAAAGCAGTCGGGCTAGAAG GTATGGGCGTGGTCTCAAAACTCTAAACGATCTACTAAAACAAGCGAAAGCTGGCAGACCGATCAAAGATGAAGACATCCCACCACCAGTAAGCCTCGGGAAACCTGACTCCCAGCAACCCGCACCTGACTCCCAACCTACATCGCCCCCCGAACCGCCAATTACACCCCCCGAACAGCCTATTATACCCCCCGAACCTAGCCCTCCAGTTCCACCTCCTCGTTCAACCTCTATACCGAATGATCCAGAACCGGATGAAAGACCTCCAACGCCCCCAGAACCAAAAGAGCCACCTCCACTTCTTCCTAACGTTGAGGAGATGGATCCAGCAAGAGAGCAGGGATTGCAAGTTATATTGA AACGAAAAGAAGAATTCAAGGCCGCAGCTCTAGCAAGCAAGCACGCGGGTGACAAAGCAATGGCATTAGAGTATTTGAAAGTCGTAAAACAATTCGATATCGTGGTTCAAGCATACAAGTCGGGTCAAGACATGGATCTCAACGAACTTCCAACGACTGAGGCAATTGCCGCAGTCGTGAGAGATCAGCAGAAGGGAGAGGAACAGATGCAGAACTCTGCTG AACAAGCGCCAGAGCAAACTCCTGAACCGGCGGGTCTGATAACGGCTTCAAGCGTCGACGAGGCGTTGCGACAGAGGCTGGCCCACTTTCAG gaGCAAGAGTCAAAGGCCAAGGAACAAGGCAACTCGTCTAAAGCCCGCAGAATGGGTCGTATAGTCAAACAATATCAAGACGCGATAAAACTGAACGCCGCTGGTAGACCCATCCCCGCTGAAGATCTGCCCACGCCCAATGGTTATGCTCCGCTGCCCAGTGAAGGA CCATCCCCGAAGAAGCCAGCCCCGCCGACCCCGAAATCGCCCCCCTCATCAAAACCTGCGACCCCAAAATCGTCCCCCTCGCCGAAAGCCGCGACCCCGCAACCGTCTCGTTACGACAAGCAACTAACTCTGTTGCTGCACAGACAGAAACAGTTCAAAGAAGCCGCCATAGCTGCGAAGAAGAACG GTGATATTGACCAAGCTAAAGAATACCTTCGGGCGGCCAAAGGTTTCGAGTCCATGATCGAAGCGGCCGAGGGGGGTCTTACAGTGGACCTCAAGTCACTGCCCTTACCACCTACCGCTAAAAAACAGATTGAAGATAC TTTCGACGTTATATCGACCGACGACTGCGCCCCTCCAGACGATACAGCAATCAAACTCGATGACGAAAATGTCTTGAGCCGTCTCCACCAGCAGTTGACCAGCCAGTTAAAGCTTTGCCTGACCAACAGGGACCACTATCGGTCCATGGGCAATATAGCCGAGAGCAATCGCTTCGAGCATCTAGCTGTCAGTGTGAAACAGGACTTAGATGTGGTGACTGTCGCTAAAgg TATGGGTGAAAACCCACCGAAATTCCACTACGAGAGTCGGAAGTTCTCCGTAGTGCAGTGCAATACGGACCTTAACGAGAACGACTTTGAGCTTACAATTGTCCGCGGCATCGCGTACAACGTCCCTAACCCAAAGGATGTTGATACTTATGTGAAATTCGAGTTTCCTTTTCCTCAG GAGGCACCGATATCAGACAAGACAAACCTAGTGAAGGACACGAACAGTCCCCAGTACGACTCCGTGTTCACCCTGCCCATACAACGCGGCGCGAGGGTCTGTCTTAGGGTGTTCAAGAGGCACGGCATCAAGTTCGAGGTCTACTCCAGGGG CGGCTGGTTCAGCAAGGACTCGCTGTTGGGCAGCCTCACTGTCAAGCTGGCACCGTTGGAGACGCAGGTCACGCTACACGAGGCGTTCCCG ctaATGGACGGTCGACGTCCCGCTGGGGGCTCCTTGGAAGTAAAGCTGCGCGTGCGCACACCTTTATTGCAGCAGCAAGTCGAAAGCACCACACACCGCTGGCTCGTC
- the LOC120637045 gene encoding coiled-coil and C2 domain-containing protein 1-like isoform X1 produces the protein MFKKPSSGKRGNLSQFGLLDIPDVDDADEPMDESDDDIDLEAELAAISGGGGKQQHRKKVPAVVADLDSMIADSLRDIPSDEDVSGDEDDPDLLKELQEMSLDDETPVVQPRTSRPAPPPPGSTSSSTINLLQARISNYTLAEKNAKQSGESSRARRYGRGLKTLNDLLKQAKAGRPIKDEDIPPPVSLGKPDSQQPAPDSQPTSPPEPPITPPEQPIIPPEPSPPVPPPRSTSIPNDPEPDERPPTPPEPKEPPPLLPNVEEMDPAREQGLQVILKRKEEFKAAALASKHAGDKAMALEYLKVVKQFDIVVQAYKSGQDMDLNELPTTEAIAAVVRDQQKGEEQMQNSAEQAPEQTPEPAGLITASSVDEALRQRLAHFQEQESKAKEQGNSSKARRMGRIVKQYQDAIKLNAAGRPIPAEDLPTPNGYAPLPSEGPSPKKPAPPTPKSPPSSKPATPKSSPSPKAATPQPSRYDKQLTLLLHRQKQFKEAAIAAKKNGDIDQAKEYLRAAKGFESMIEAAEGGLTVDLKSLPLPPTAKKQIEDTFDVISTDDCAPPDDTAIKLDDENVLSRLHQQLTSQLKLCLTNRDHYRSMGNIAESNRFEHLAVSVKQDLDVVTVAKGMGENPPKFHYESRKFSVVQCNTDLNENDFELTIVRGIAYNVPNPKDVDTYVKFEFPFPQEAPISDKTNLVKDTNSPQYDSVFTLPIQRGARVCLRVFKRHGIKFEVYSRGCGSCSGLCCSGWFSKDSLLGSLTVKLAPLETQVTLHEAFPLMDGRRPAGGSLEVKLRVRTPLLQQQVESTTHRWLVIDN, from the exons atgtttaaaaaacctAGTTCTGGTAAAAGAGGCAATTTATCACAG TTTGGCCTACTAGATATACCCGATGTAGATGATGCGGATGAACCGATGGATGAGTCTGATGATGATATAGATCTAGAAGCAGAGCTGGCAGCTATCAGTGGTGGTGGTGGTAAACAGCAGCACAGGAAGAAGGTCCCAGCAGTTGTTGCTGACCTTGACAGTATGATTGCTGACAGCTTGCGGGACATACCGTCTGATGAAGATGTGTCTG GTGATGAAGATGACCCAGACTTACTTAAAGAATTACAAGAAATGTCTCTCGACGATGAAACACCCGTAGTGCAACCTCGTACCAGCCGGCCAGCCCCCCCTCCACCAGGCAGCACCTCAAGTAGTACAATAAATTTGCTGCAAGCGAGAATATCCAACTATACATTAGCAGAGAAAAACGCTAAGCAGAGTGGAGAAAGCAGTCGGGCTAGAAG GTATGGGCGTGGTCTCAAAACTCTAAACGATCTACTAAAACAAGCGAAAGCTGGCAGACCGATCAAAGATGAAGACATCCCACCACCAGTAAGCCTCGGGAAACCTGACTCCCAGCAACCCGCACCTGACTCCCAACCTACATCGCCCCCCGAACCGCCAATTACACCCCCCGAACAGCCTATTATACCCCCCGAACCTAGCCCTCCAGTTCCACCTCCTCGTTCAACCTCTATACCGAATGATCCAGAACCGGATGAAAGACCTCCAACGCCCCCAGAACCAAAAGAGCCACCTCCACTTCTTCCTAACGTTGAGGAGATGGATCCAGCAAGAGAGCAGGGATTGCAAGTTATATTGA AACGAAAAGAAGAATTCAAGGCCGCAGCTCTAGCAAGCAAGCACGCGGGTGACAAAGCAATGGCATTAGAGTATTTGAAAGTCGTAAAACAATTCGATATCGTGGTTCAAGCATACAAGTCGGGTCAAGACATGGATCTCAACGAACTTCCAACGACTGAGGCAATTGCCGCAGTCGTGAGAGATCAGCAGAAGGGAGAGGAACAGATGCAGAACTCTGCTG AACAAGCGCCAGAGCAAACTCCTGAACCGGCGGGTCTGATAACGGCTTCAAGCGTCGACGAGGCGTTGCGACAGAGGCTGGCCCACTTTCAG gaGCAAGAGTCAAAGGCCAAGGAACAAGGCAACTCGTCTAAAGCCCGCAGAATGGGTCGTATAGTCAAACAATATCAAGACGCGATAAAACTGAACGCCGCTGGTAGACCCATCCCCGCTGAAGATCTGCCCACGCCCAATGGTTATGCTCCGCTGCCCAGTGAAGGA CCATCCCCGAAGAAGCCAGCCCCGCCGACCCCGAAATCGCCCCCCTCATCAAAACCTGCGACCCCAAAATCGTCCCCCTCGCCGAAAGCCGCGACCCCGCAACCGTCTCGTTACGACAAGCAACTAACTCTGTTGCTGCACAGACAGAAACAGTTCAAAGAAGCCGCCATAGCTGCGAAGAAGAACG GTGATATTGACCAAGCTAAAGAATACCTTCGGGCGGCCAAAGGTTTCGAGTCCATGATCGAAGCGGCCGAGGGGGGTCTTACAGTGGACCTCAAGTCACTGCCCTTACCACCTACCGCTAAAAAACAGATTGAAGATAC TTTCGACGTTATATCGACCGACGACTGCGCCCCTCCAGACGATACAGCAATCAAACTCGATGACGAAAATGTCTTGAGCCGTCTCCACCAGCAGTTGACCAGCCAGTTAAAGCTTTGCCTGACCAACAGGGACCACTATCGGTCCATGGGCAATATAGCCGAGAGCAATCGCTTCGAGCATCTAGCTGTCAGTGTGAAACAGGACTTAGATGTGGTGACTGTCGCTAAAgg TATGGGTGAAAACCCACCGAAATTCCACTACGAGAGTCGGAAGTTCTCCGTAGTGCAGTGCAATACGGACCTTAACGAGAACGACTTTGAGCTTACAATTGTCCGCGGCATCGCGTACAACGTCCCTAACCCAAAGGATGTTGATACTTATGTGAAATTCGAGTTTCCTTTTCCTCAG GAGGCACCGATATCAGACAAGACAAACCTAGTGAAGGACACGAACAGTCCCCAGTACGACTCCGTGTTCACCCTGCCCATACAACGCGGCGCGAGGGTCTGTCTTAGGGTGTTCAAGAGGCACGGCATCAAGTTCGAGGTCTACTCCAGGGG GTGTGGCAGCTGTAGTGGGTTGTGTTGCAGCGGCTGGTTCAGCAAGGACTCGCTGTTGGGCAGCCTCACTGTCAAGCTGGCACCGTTGGAGACGCAGGTCACGCTACACGAGGCGTTCCCG ctaATGGACGGTCGACGTCCCGCTGGGGGCTCCTTGGAAGTAAAGCTGCGCGTGCGCACACCTTTATTGCAGCAGCAAGTCGAAAGCACCACACACCGCTGGCTCGTC